The DNA window TCACCTGGCGTCAGCGGTCGGCGTGCAACTGGTGCTCGACGAGCCAGTGCGGACGATCCGCACGACGATTCACGGCACCGAAGTCGTCCTGGAAGCCGCCAACCGGTTTCGTCGGCCGGTGCTGATCACCAGCTCTTCCGAGGTCTATGGCAAAGGCGCGAAAGTGCCCTTCAGTGAGGACGACGATGTGGTCATGGGGCCGACCGTGACCGCGCGCTACTGCTATGCGTACTGCAAAGGAATCGACGAGTTCCTCGGCCTCGCCTACCACAAGCAGTACGGCCTGCCGGTGACGATCGTCCGGCTGTTCAACACCGTCGGGCCGCGGCAGGTGGGTCGCTATGGCATGGTGCTACCACGCTTCGTGGCAGCCGCCAAGGCGAATGAACCGCTGAAAGTTCATGGCGACGGCACGCAAACGCGCTGTTTCTGCCATGTCGGCGATGTGGTCGATGCGATCGTGCGGCTGGTGGCGACGCCGGCGGCGCAGGGGAGAGTCTTCAATCTCGGCGGCGAAGAAGAGATATCGATCAAGGAACTGGCAAGCCGCGTCATCGCGGCGACAGGGTCGTCCAGCCGGATCGAGCATCTGACCATTCGAGAGGCGTACGGGCAGCAGTTTGATGACATGCCCCGCCGGGCACCCGATCTTCGTCGCATCCGTGAGGCGATCGGCTTCGCGCCCCGACATTCGTTGGCGCAGATCATCGCGGCGGTCGTTGCTTCGCCTGCTTAGAAGGCTTTCCAGGCCGAGCCGAACCTCGGTTATCAGACGGCGGTATAGCAGTTGGTCATCTTTGTGACGTCCGCGGCACTTAGGACTGCCTTGGCCGATGAAGTCTTAACAGCACGCGAGTTGGTTGCGAATCGAACAGGGCTTATGATGGACCGTCCGGATGTCGGGCCATTAGTCGGGGGTGGGTTGCCGACCGTTTGATCCATCTATGTTCTGCACGCTCGCCCAATTGTCACCCCGGGTTTACGGCATCGATCAGGTGCTGTCGCCCTACGTCTACGTCTTTTACGCCTCGTTCATCGTGGCCTTCGTCTTTACGCCGATCATGCGGATG is part of the Humisphaera borealis genome and encodes:
- a CDS encoding GDP-mannose 4,6-dehydratase is translated as MTRALITGGAGFIGSHLAERLIRDGREVTVLDDFSTGRMENLGALVGKPGFQIVRDSVENSHTVNTLMAACDEVYHLASAVGVQLVLDEPVRTIRTTIHGTEVVLEAANRFRRPVLITSSSEVYGKGAKVPFSEDDDVVMGPTVTARYCYAYCKGIDEFLGLAYHKQYGLPVTIVRLFNTVGPRQVGRYGMVLPRFVAAAKANEPLKVHGDGTQTRCFCHVGDVVDAIVRLVATPAAQGRVFNLGGEEEISIKELASRVIAATGSSSRIEHLTIREAYGQQFDDMPRRAPDLRRIREAIGFAPRHSLAQIIAAVVASPA